The following proteins come from a genomic window of Rhizobium sp. 007:
- the purU gene encoding formyltetrahydrofolate deformylase: MTQFILTVTCKSTRGIVAALSGYLADAGCNIVDSSQFDDLDTGLFFMRVSFLSEEGLGLAELAEGLKPIAAKFRMEAEVHDGSRRMKVMLMVSRFGHCLNDLLYRWKIGALPIDIVGVVSNHFDYQKVVVNHDIPFHHIPVTKENKPQAEARIMDLVEGTGTELIVLARYMQILSDRMCIEMSGKIINIHHSFLPSFKGANPYKQAYGRGVKLIGATAHYVTADLDEGPIIEQDTVRVTHAQSPEDYVSLGRDVEAQVLARAIHAHIHRRTFINGNRTIVFPPSPGSYASERMG; encoded by the coding sequence ATGACGCAATTCATCCTGACGGTCACCTGCAAATCAACGCGCGGCATCGTGGCCGCCTTGTCCGGTTACCTGGCGGACGCCGGCTGCAACATCGTCGACTCGTCGCAATTTGACGACCTCGATACCGGTCTCTTCTTCATGCGCGTCAGCTTCCTGTCGGAAGAGGGCCTCGGTCTTGCGGAGCTTGCCGAAGGTCTAAAGCCGATCGCCGCAAAGTTTCGGATGGAAGCTGAGGTCCACGATGGCTCGCGGCGCATGAAGGTCATGCTGATGGTCTCGCGCTTTGGCCATTGCCTCAACGATCTTCTCTATCGCTGGAAAATTGGCGCACTGCCGATCGATATCGTCGGCGTCGTCTCCAACCATTTCGACTACCAGAAAGTAGTGGTCAATCATGATATACCGTTCCACCATATTCCGGTGACCAAGGAGAACAAGCCGCAGGCGGAAGCCAGGATCATGGACCTCGTGGAAGGAACCGGCACCGAACTCATCGTGCTCGCACGCTACATGCAGATCCTTTCTGATCGCATGTGCATCGAGATGTCAGGCAAGATCATCAATATCCACCACTCCTTCCTGCCGAGCTTCAAGGGCGCCAATCCGTACAAGCAGGCCTACGGTCGCGGCGTAAAGCTGATCGGCGCGACGGCTCACTATGTCACCGCAGACCTCGATGAAGGCCCTATCATCGAACAGGACACGGTGCGCGTCACCCATGCCCAGAGCCCTGAAGACTATGTCTCGCTCGGCCGCGACGTCGAGGCGCAGGTTCTGGCGCGCGCCATACACGCGCATATCCATCGCCGCACCTTCATCAACGGCAACCGCACCATCGTCTTTCCGCCAAGCCCGGGGAGCTACGCGTCCGAGCGCATGGGGTAA
- a CDS encoding GntR family transcriptional regulator: MAVGLKDSTIKVERPAKTLRELALDKVREAIDSGHFKPGDRLVERDLCAQLGVSRTIVREVLRHLESEGLVANLPNKGPIVARLDADEARQIYEIRGALEGMAARLCAERHDSTIVEALEGALYDIRQCYREKDMPGVLASTSAFYQVLFSKVDRHVAWGIVNLLTVRINHLRSMTIKTDNRNVEGPAQMERIIEAIRRGDGEGAYRAAMDHVTSAAAIAEAVISSQSPAA; encoded by the coding sequence GTGGCGGTTGGTTTGAAAGATTCGACGATCAAAGTGGAACGGCCCGCGAAAACCCTGCGCGAACTGGCGCTGGACAAGGTTCGCGAGGCGATCGACAGCGGTCATTTCAAGCCCGGTGATCGTCTGGTGGAGCGAGATCTCTGCGCCCAGCTTGGCGTAAGCCGAACGATTGTTCGCGAGGTGCTACGGCATCTTGAGTCGGAAGGCCTTGTTGCAAATCTTCCGAACAAGGGCCCGATCGTAGCCCGGCTCGATGCTGATGAAGCGCGACAAATCTATGAAATACGCGGAGCGCTAGAGGGCATGGCGGCGCGCCTGTGCGCCGAGCGTCACGATTCTACAATCGTTGAAGCGCTCGAGGGGGCGCTCTACGATATTCGCCAGTGCTACCGCGAAAAAGACATGCCGGGCGTCCTGGCCAGTACCTCGGCCTTTTACCAGGTGCTCTTCAGCAAGGTCGATCGCCACGTTGCCTGGGGTATTGTCAATCTTCTGACTGTCAGGATCAATCATCTCCGCTCGATGACGATCAAGACGGATAACCGCAACGTCGAGGGTCCCGCACAGATGGAGCGGATCATCGAGGCGATCAGGCGGGGCGATGGTGAAGGCGCCTATCGTGCTGCGATGGACCACGTAACAAGTGCGGCAGCCATCGCCGAGGCCGTGATTTCTTCCCAATCGCCGGCTGCCTGA
- the glnT gene encoding type III glutamate--ammonia ligase — translation MTLDLSTYAADNGIKYFMISFTDLFGGQRAKLVPAEAIADMQKDGAGFAGFATWLDLTPAHPDLFAIPDASSVIQLPWKKDVAWVAADCVMEDQPVEQAPRVLLKRLIGEAERAGLRVKTGVEPEFFLISPDGSKISDEFDNAEKPCYDQQAVMRRYDVIAEICDCMLKLGWKPYQNDHEDANGQFEMNWEYDDALQTADKHSFFKFMVKSVAEKHGLRATFMPKPFKGLTGNGCHAHISVWDLEGRNNAFADKAMPFGLSAKGKTFLGGIMKHAPALAAVTNPTVNSYKRINAPRTISGATWAPNTVTWTGNNRTHMVRVPGPGRFELRLPDGAVNPYLLQAIIIAAGLSGLRSNADPGPHHDIDMYRDGHTVTDAPKLPLNLLDALREYEKDTELQAALGTEFSAAYLKLKQGEWNTYCSQFTAWEHETTLDV, via the coding sequence ATGACACTGGATCTCTCGACATATGCCGCGGACAACGGCATCAAATATTTCATGATCAGCTTTACCGATCTGTTTGGAGGCCAGCGCGCCAAGCTGGTGCCGGCCGAGGCGATCGCAGACATGCAAAAAGACGGCGCCGGTTTTGCGGGCTTTGCCACCTGGCTCGATCTGACGCCTGCCCATCCCGATCTTTTCGCCATTCCGGACGCATCCTCGGTCATCCAGCTCCCCTGGAAAAAAGATGTGGCCTGGGTCGCAGCCGACTGCGTCATGGAAGACCAACCGGTCGAGCAGGCTCCCCGGGTTCTCCTCAAGAGACTGATTGGCGAAGCTGAAAGGGCGGGCCTGCGCGTCAAGACCGGTGTCGAGCCGGAATTCTTCCTGATCTCGCCAGATGGTTCGAAGATTTCCGACGAGTTCGATAATGCCGAAAAGCCCTGCTATGACCAGCAGGCTGTCATGCGCCGCTACGACGTCATCGCCGAGATCTGCGACTGCATGCTGAAACTGGGCTGGAAGCCCTATCAGAACGATCATGAGGATGCCAACGGCCAGTTCGAGATGAATTGGGAATATGACGATGCGCTGCAGACGGCAGACAAGCATTCCTTCTTCAAGTTCATGGTGAAGTCGGTTGCCGAGAAACACGGTCTTCGCGCCACATTCATGCCGAAGCCCTTCAAGGGCCTGACTGGCAACGGCTGCCATGCCCATATCTCCGTCTGGGACCTCGAGGGTAGAAACAATGCGTTTGCCGACAAAGCAATGCCGTTTGGTCTTTCCGCCAAGGGCAAGACCTTCCTCGGAGGCATCATGAAACATGCCCCGGCGCTGGCCGCGGTGACCAATCCGACCGTCAATTCCTATAAGCGCATCAACGCGCCGCGGACGATCTCCGGTGCGACCTGGGCGCCGAACACGGTGACTTGGACCGGCAACAACCGCACCCATATGGTGCGCGTGCCCGGCCCCGGCCGCTTCGAGTTGCGGCTGCCCGACGGTGCGGTCAATCCCTATCTGCTGCAGGCAATCATCATCGCGGCGGGACTTTCTGGCCTTCGCAGCAACGCCGATCCGGGGCCGCATCACGATATCGACATGTACCGCGACGGACATACTGTAACCGACGCCCCCAAACTACCGCTCAACCTGTTGGATGCACTTCGCGAGTACGAGAAAGACACCGAGCTGCAAGCCGCCCTCGGCACGGAGTTCTCGGCGGCCTATCTGAAGCTAAAGCAGGGCGAGTGGAACACCTATTGCTCGCAGTTTACCGCCTGGGAGCATGAAACGACCCTCGACGTCTGA